The following are from one region of the Roseobacter fucihabitans genome:
- a CDS encoding RNA 2'-phosphotransferase translates to MSSDSKFLSRILRHEPELIDVRIDRRGWVQVDELLLKLKKAGRGLTKAQLLKIIETNDKRRFTLSPDGRRLRAAQGHSIDVDLDLSPVTPPDTLYHGTASQSLDAIFETGLNPGRRHQVHLSPDPETAMRVGQRHGKPTVLRVGAAAMHAAGHAFYRTDNGVWLTDSVPPPYLGFGIVS, encoded by the coding sequence ATGAGCAGCGACAGCAAATTCCTTTCTCGAATTCTCCGCCATGAACCGGAGCTGATCGACGTCCGGATTGACCGACGGGGCTGGGTGCAGGTCGACGAGCTCTTGCTCAAGCTAAAGAAGGCCGGGCGCGGCTTGACCAAGGCGCAGCTCCTCAAAATCATAGAGACGAACGACAAGCGACGTTTCACGCTGAGTCCAGACGGCAGACGCTTACGCGCAGCACAAGGTCACTCCATCGACGTGGACCTCGACCTGTCACCAGTCACCCCACCAGACACGCTTTACCATGGGACCGCATCGCAGAGCCTCGACGCGATCTTCGAGACGGGCCTTAACCCAGGCCGCCGACATCAGGTTCACCTTTCGCCAGACCCGGAAACAGCCATGCGTGTCGGACAGCGACATGGCAAGCCCACGGTTCTTCGAGTCGGTGCCGCCGCAATGCATGCCGCCGGACACGCGTTTTACCGCACGGACAACGGAGTGTGGCTCACCGATAGCGTCCCCCCGCCATACCTTGGTTTCGGCATCGTCTCATAG
- a CDS encoding ion channel, which produces MNVLFQLLLGSSLLILCALVHIFVISRIIGNLQRNNHFSAQRSGRYQILAVAGLFMILLGSHTVQIYLWAIALWLLGALPGYEEPIYFTLVTYTALGYGDVVLTPQHRIFGAMISVTGLVMFGMTTAFLVGVFSRILQEKAT; this is translated from the coding sequence ATGAACGTTCTTTTTCAATTGCTATTGGGCAGCTCGCTTTTGATCCTCTGCGCCCTGGTGCATATTTTCGTTATTTCCCGGATCATTGGGAATTTGCAGCGCAATAACCATTTCTCTGCACAACGCTCAGGCAGGTATCAGATTTTGGCGGTCGCAGGCTTGTTCATGATCCTGTTGGGGTCTCATACGGTGCAAATTTATCTCTGGGCCATCGCGCTTTGGCTGCTTGGGGCTTTGCCGGGCTATGAAGAGCCGATCTATTTCACATTGGTGACCTATACCGCACTTGGGTACGGCGATGTGGTCCTGACCCCGCAACATCGGATTTTCGGCGCGATGATTTCGGTGACCGGGCTGGTGATGTTCGGCATGACCACGGCTTTTCTGGTCGGTGTCTTTTCGCGCATCCTACAGGAAAAAGCGACCTGA
- the pnp gene encoding polyribonucleotide nucleotidyltransferase: MFNETKKSVQWGEETLTLETGKVARQADGSVIATLGETSVMANVTFAKKQKPGQDFFPLTVHYQEKYYAAGKVPGGFFKREARPTEKETLTARLIDRPLRPLFVPGFKNEVLVMCTVLSHDLVNDPDMVAMIAASAALTISGAPFRGPIAGCRVGFEDGEYILNPTVDDMQDLRLNPEQRLDLVVAGTKDAVMMVESEAYELSEAEMLGAVKFAHEQIQPVIDLIIDLAEDAAKEPFDFQPADYSELSAAVKAAGEAEMRAAFAISDKQERTSAVSAARDTIMAALSDAQKEDPNLGSAMKGLEGSILRGDVVKTGKRIDGRNTDEIRDIVSQTGLLPRTHGSALFTRGETQGLVVTTLGTGDDEQFIDALHGNFKSNFLLHYNFPPYSVGEAGRVGPPGRREIGHGKLAWRALQAVLPASTDFPYTIRVVSEITESNGSSSMASVCGGSLSMMDAGVPLKAPVAGVAMGLILEEDGSYAILSDILGDEDHLGDMDFKVAGTEAGITSLQMDIKIAGITPEIMEKALEQAKAGRIHILGEMAKAITGAQEFSVHAPRIETMQIPTDKIREVIGSGGKVIREIVEVSGAKVDINDEGIIKIASPNGEAIKKAYDMIHSIVAEPEEGMVYTGTVVKIVDFGAFVNFFGKRDGLVHVSQIENRRLNHPSDVLKEGQEVKVKLLGFDDRGKVRLSMKVVDQETGEEVKKEEAPADE, translated from the coding sequence ATGTTTAACGAAACGAAAAAATCAGTACAGTGGGGCGAAGAAACGCTGACACTGGAAACAGGAAAAGTGGCCCGTCAGGCGGATGGGTCGGTGATTGCAACGCTGGGCGAAACCAGCGTCATGGCAAACGTCACCTTTGCCAAGAAACAAAAACCCGGTCAGGATTTCTTTCCGCTGACCGTGCATTATCAGGAAAAATACTATGCGGCGGGCAAAGTCCCCGGTGGTTTCTTCAAGCGCGAAGCACGCCCCACTGAAAAAGAAACGCTGACCGCGCGTCTGATTGACCGCCCCCTGCGTCCGCTTTTCGTCCCCGGCTTCAAAAACGAAGTGCTGGTGATGTGTACGGTTCTGTCCCACGATCTGGTCAATGACCCCGACATGGTTGCGATGATCGCGGCCTCCGCGGCGCTGACGATTTCCGGCGCGCCGTTCCGTGGTCCGATCGCCGGGTGCCGCGTTGGTTTTGAGGATGGCGAATACATCCTGAACCCGACTGTGGATGACATGCAGGACCTGCGTCTGAACCCTGAACAACGCCTTGATCTGGTTGTTGCCGGGACCAAGGACGCGGTGATGATGGTTGAATCCGAGGCTTATGAGCTGTCTGAGGCAGAAATGCTCGGTGCGGTGAAATTTGCCCATGAGCAAATCCAACCCGTGATCGATTTGATCATTGATCTGGCCGAAGATGCCGCCAAAGAGCCGTTTGATTTCCAGCCTGCGGATTATTCGGAGCTGTCTGCTGCGGTCAAAGCGGCTGGCGAGGCAGAAATGCGCGCCGCTTTCGCGATTTCGGACAAACAGGAACGCACAAGCGCCGTTTCGGCCGCCCGTGACACCATCATGGCCGCCCTCAGCGACGCGCAAAAAGAAGACCCAAACCTCGGGTCCGCCATGAAGGGCCTCGAGGGTTCCATCCTGCGCGGCGACGTGGTGAAAACCGGCAAGCGGATTGACGGTCGTAACACCGACGAAATCCGTGACATCGTGTCCCAAACGGGTCTGTTGCCCCGGACGCATGGCTCGGCGCTGTTCACACGCGGCGAAACGCAAGGTCTGGTTGTGACCACGCTGGGCACCGGTGATGATGAGCAATTCATCGACGCGCTGCATGGAAACTTCAAATCCAACTTCCTGCTGCACTATAACTTCCCGCCCTATTCGGTCGGTGAAGCCGGTCGCGTGGGCCCTCCCGGTCGGCGTGAAATCGGTCACGGCAAATTGGCGTGGCGCGCGTTGCAAGCCGTTCTGCCCGCATCAACGGATTTCCCCTACACGATCCGCGTTGTGTCCGAAATCACCGAATCCAACGGGTCAAGCTCGATGGCGTCGGTCTGTGGTGGTTCCTTGTCTATGATGGACGCGGGTGTGCCGCTCAAAGCACCGGTTGCCGGTGTGGCGATGGGTTTGATCCTCGAAGAGGACGGCTCCTACGCGATCCTATCCGACATCCTTGGTGACGAAGACCACCTCGGCGACATGGATTTCAAAGTGGCGGGTACAGAAGCCGGGATCACATCCTTGCAGATGGACATCAAGATCGCAGGCATCACGCCCGAGATCATGGAGAAAGCTCTGGAGCAGGCCAAAGCCGGCCGCATCCACATCCTGGGCGAGATGGCCAAAGCCATCACCGGCGCGCAGGAATTCTCGGTCCACGCACCGCGCATCGAAACCATGCAGATCCCAACGGATAAAATCCGCGAAGTGATCGGTTCGGGCGGTAAAGTGATCCGCGAGATCGTCGAAGTGTCCGGCGCCAAAGTCGACATCAACGACGAAGGCATCATCAAGATTGCAAGCCCGAACGGCGAGGCGATCAAGAAGGCCTACGACATGATCCATTCCATCGTGGCCGAACCCGAAGAAGGCATGGTTTACACCGGAACGGTTGTGAAAATTGTCGATTTCGGAGCCTTCGTGAACTTCTTTGGCAAACGCGATGGTCTGGTGCATGTCTCCCAGATCGAAAACCGCCGTTTGAACCATCCTTCCGACGTTCTTAAGGAAGGCCAGGAAGTGAAGGTCAAACTTCTGGGCTTTGATGACCGCGGCAAGGTGCGCCTGTCGATGAAAGTCGTCGATCAGGAAACCGGCGAAGAAGTCAAAAAAGAAGAAGCGCCCGCAGACGAATAA
- a CDS encoding DUF1643 domain-containing protein — protein sequence MTQNILLQCIEIKNDPTVARCEARARHLGFGAFRVTNIFAWRDTDPAAMKRAHDPVGAESDAVLIKAARWADQVIVAWGVHGAHQGRGAAVVQMLRKAGVDLFHLGLSRAGHPRHPLYLPYAAQPVFWAADHADQRDV from the coding sequence ATTACGCAGAACATATTATTACAGTGTATAGAAATCAAAAACGACCCGACCGTTGCCCGCTGCGAGGCCCGCGCACGGCATCTGGGGTTTGGGGCGTTTCGTGTCACCAATATCTTTGCCTGGCGCGATACCGACCCCGCCGCCATGAAGCGCGCGCATGATCCCGTTGGCGCGGAAAGCGACGCGGTTCTGATAAAAGCCGCGCGTTGGGCGGATCAGGTGATTGTCGCCTGGGGCGTGCATGGCGCGCACCAAGGGCGCGGTGCGGCCGTGGTGCAGATGCTGCGCAAAGCGGGGGTGGATTTGTTTCATCTCGGTCTGTCCAGGGCCGGACATCCCCGCCATCCGCTCTATCTACCCTATGCCGCGCAACCGGTCTTCTGGGCGGCGGATCATGCGGATCAAAGAGACGTTTGA
- the rpsO gene encoding 30S ribosomal protein S15, which yields MSITAEEKDRVMKEFATKEGDTGSPEVQVAILSSRIATLTEHFKTHKKDNHGRRGLLKMVATRRKLLDYTKAKDEARYQDLIKRLGLRR from the coding sequence ATGTCGATTACTGCAGAAGAAAAAGACCGCGTGATGAAAGAATTCGCAACCAAAGAAGGCGATACAGGCTCGCCCGAAGTCCAGGTTGCCATCCTCTCCTCGCGGATTGCCACGCTCACCGAGCATTTCAAAACGCATAAAAAAGACAACCACGGCCGTCGTGGCTTGCTCAAGATGGTTGCGACACGTCGTAAGCTTCTGGATTACACCAAAGCCAAAGACGAAGCGCGCTATCAGGACCTGATCAAACGTCTTGGCCTGCGCCGCTGA
- a CDS encoding DUF1643 domain-containing protein: MTKMKATSLGEDAHRLHDAGGKVRINLPDGVTGGAIFSPCGRYRQVLTRDWTPDGTEPRTIIFVGHNPSVATENVSDPTCDRELGFAKRWGFTRYVKVNMLDWRATEPKNVPHNPELARSSENLLAILREAEAAEEVLLAYGNLHKRFAPIVAETLSALRKTGKPLSCLKLNKDGSAGHPLYISSTTERFPFPEA; the protein is encoded by the coding sequence ATGACTAAAATGAAGGCAACAAGCCTCGGCGAAGATGCACACAGGCTGCACGATGCCGGCGGCAAGGTTCGAATCAACCTTCCGGACGGGGTAACCGGTGGCGCGATCTTCTCCCCATGCGGCCGATACCGACAGGTTTTGACCCGTGACTGGACACCAGACGGCACAGAGCCGCGAACCATAATCTTCGTCGGCCATAATCCCTCCGTCGCCACGGAAAACGTTTCAGACCCGACCTGTGACAGGGAGCTTGGATTCGCCAAACGGTGGGGCTTCACTCGCTACGTGAAAGTCAACATGCTGGATTGGCGTGCAACCGAACCGAAGAACGTTCCACATAATCCAGAACTGGCACGCAGCTCGGAGAATCTTCTGGCAATCCTCCGAGAAGCCGAGGCCGCTGAGGAAGTTCTGCTGGCCTATGGTAATCTACATAAGCGCTTCGCACCCATCGTCGCTGAGACCCTAAGCGCGCTCAGGAAGACCGGAAAACCGCTCTCCTGCTTGAAATTGAACAAAGACGGGTCAGCTGGCCACCCTCTTTACATCAGCAGCACCACCGAGCGCTTTCCGTTTCCCGAAGCCTGA
- a CDS encoding peroxiredoxin — translation MGLRINDTVPNLTVETDQGTMNLHDWIGDSWAILFSHPKDFTPVCTTEFGAVAQLADEWAKRGTKVIGVSVDGVEDHKKWKGDIETFGGAKAGFPIIADTGLEVSKAFDMLPAEAYLPDGRTPADSATVRSVFIIGPDKKLKLSMTYPMTVGRNFAEVLRALDGLQMSTGKGVATPANWNVGDDVIIPATVSDEDAKAKFGDFKKILPYLRTTKAPE, via the coding sequence ATGGGCTTGCGCATCAACGACACCGTGCCGAATTTGACGGTCGAAACAGACCAAGGGACGATGAACCTGCATGATTGGATCGGCGACAGCTGGGCAATCCTGTTTTCCCATCCAAAAGACTTTACGCCTGTATGCACCACGGAGTTTGGCGCGGTTGCGCAACTGGCTGATGAATGGGCCAAGCGTGGCACCAAGGTGATCGGTGTGTCGGTGGACGGCGTGGAGGATCACAAGAAATGGAAAGGCGACATCGAAACCTTTGGCGGCGCCAAGGCGGGGTTCCCGATCATTGCCGATACTGGTCTTGAGGTCTCCAAAGCCTTTGATATGTTGCCTGCCGAAGCCTATTTGCCAGACGGTCGCACGCCCGCAGACAGCGCCACAGTGCGATCTGTTTTCATCATTGGTCCGGACAAGAAATTGAAACTGTCCATGACCTATCCGATGACGGTGGGGCGCAATTTCGCCGAAGTCCTGCGTGCTTTGGATGGTTTGCAGATGTCCACCGGCAAGGGTGTTGCGACACCCGCCAACTGGAACGTAGGCGATGACGTTATCATTCCCGCGACGGTTTCGGATGAGGACGCCAAGGCGAAATTCGGCGATTTCAAGAAGATCCTGCCCTATCTGCGCACGACCAAAGCGCCGGAATAG
- a CDS encoding LysE family translocator, with product MLTFAAAVFFLIITPGPGVLSTAGVGAAFGREAGLRYLIGLFIGSNIVLIAVISGVTAALLADERLRLILFVASIGYLTFLALRIAFAGSKIAFIQRRSPPGIPGGITLQLINPKAYAVNTALFSGFGFLPENLALEVTLKLLIANAIWIPIHLGWLALGITLQRMNLRHATQRAVNIAMALSMLFVVALAAYSQM from the coding sequence ATGCTGACATTTGCCGCCGCCGTCTTCTTTTTGATCATCACACCGGGCCCCGGCGTTTTATCGACGGCGGGCGTGGGGGCCGCCTTCGGGCGGGAGGCGGGTCTGCGCTATCTGATCGGCTTGTTCATCGGCTCCAATATCGTGCTCATCGCCGTGATCAGCGGTGTGACCGCCGCCCTTCTGGCAGATGAGCGGCTGCGGCTGATCCTCTTTGTCGCCTCCATCGGCTATCTCACTTTTCTGGCCCTGCGGATTGCTTTTGCGGGTAGCAAAATAGCCTTCATCCAGCGCAGATCACCCCCCGGCATCCCCGGCGGCATTACGCTGCAACTGATCAACCCCAAGGCCTATGCCGTCAATACCGCGCTGTTTTCCGGCTTTGGCTTTCTTCCCGAGAACCTGGCACTCGAAGTGACGCTGAAACTCCTGATCGCCAATGCCATCTGGATTCCCATTCATCTGGGCTGGCTGGCGCTCGGCATCACCTTGCAACGTATGAACCTGCGCCATGCCACACAACGCGCCGTAAATATCGCCATGGCGCTCTCCATGCTCTTTGTCGTGGCACTTGCAGCTTATTCCCAGATGTGA
- a CDS encoding SGNH/GDSL hydrolase family protein encodes MIRSIIIAVSLSTASLASAGTLPNPFTSYFAFGDSLSQDDKLPQLAPPSLEGRFSSGRVWTEYLADVFTAAGKQTGNFALGGATAGSANTTEYAEFFPSPRTPEQDAELAQLQALSTFDGQVQVSTAAVPEPGTNPLVSVLFGANDIFQKLPDVFANAVSTSNPADIPGRLVTGINELADDTARNIVDGITKLNSGNSAYDDFLVVNLPDLSLTPAFGPWGIAAASQQLAALQGSIPPGTTPPPETAAAIEALLGQLAFLTFAPSALDPALPNTLAGTASLAFNAALETAISQLDDSLNVTIFKQDEFLEEFIITSLGNGKNVFEPCTPSFTTNTGISCVFEKDQDGNIIGLNPENAENFFFGDSVHPAGFVQEEFGRRVIAALDGQLPAPVPLPAGLPLLALGIGLFGIIARCRANCGA; translated from the coding sequence ATGATCCGATCCATAATCATTGCCGTCAGTCTCAGCACGGCATCGCTCGCATCCGCCGGAACGTTGCCCAACCCCTTTACCAGCTATTTCGCTTTCGGCGACAGCCTGAGCCAGGATGACAAGCTGCCACAGCTTGCGCCTCCGAGCCTTGAGGGGCGGTTCTCTTCGGGACGGGTGTGGACCGAATACCTTGCTGATGTGTTCACTGCGGCGGGTAAACAAACCGGCAATTTCGCTCTGGGTGGCGCAACGGCGGGGAGCGCAAATACGACAGAATATGCTGAATTCTTCCCCTCTCCACGCACGCCTGAACAGGATGCGGAACTGGCGCAATTGCAAGCATTGTCGACTTTTGACGGTCAGGTTCAGGTCTCAACGGCAGCCGTCCCCGAGCCCGGCACAAACCCATTGGTGTCGGTTCTTTTCGGGGCCAATGATATTTTCCAAAAGCTCCCCGATGTATTCGCAAATGCCGTGAGCACAAGTAACCCCGCCGATATCCCCGGACGTTTGGTGACGGGGATCAATGAGCTCGCCGATGATACGGCCAGGAACATCGTCGATGGCATCACCAAGCTGAATTCCGGCAATAGCGCCTATGATGACTTTCTGGTGGTAAACCTGCCAGACCTCAGCCTCACACCGGCTTTCGGCCCCTGGGGAATTGCTGCCGCCAGCCAGCAGCTTGCCGCGTTGCAGGGATCCATACCGCCCGGCACAACGCCGCCGCCAGAAACCGCAGCGGCGATAGAGGCGCTTCTGGGCCAACTTGCGTTTTTGACTTTCGCGCCTTCCGCGCTTGACCCCGCCCTTCCCAATACCCTGGCAGGGACTGCGTCACTGGCGTTCAATGCCGCGCTGGAAACCGCGATTTCGCAGCTGGACGACAGCCTCAATGTGACCATTTTTAAACAGGATGAATTCCTCGAAGAGTTCATCATCACATCGCTGGGCAATGGCAAAAACGTGTTCGAGCCCTGCACGCCCTCCTTCACCACAAATACGGGCATCAGCTGCGTGTTCGAAAAGGATCAGGACGGGAACATCATCGGGTTGAACCCTGAAAACGCCGAAAATTTCTTTTTTGGGGATTCCGTGCATCCGGCGGGTTTTGTGCAGGAAGAATTTGGACGGCGCGTGATTGCCGCGCTGGATGGGCAATTGCCAGCCCCCGTGCCGCTGCCCGCAGGGTTGCCGCTGCTGGCCCTTGGCATTGGGCTCTTTGGCATTATAGCGCGGTGTCGCGCGAACTGTGGGGCCTGA
- a CDS encoding sugar ABC transporter ATP-binding protein, whose protein sequence is MSETAIFEAHDIEKAFPGVMALSGVNMSLHPGSIHALLGENGAGKSTLIKVITGVHQPTAGTLTLGGTPTQFATPRDAIANGIGVVHQERNLFPRFSVAENIHLEQLATGYLKPIDYGTLNNTARPWLEALDLDIDPSTPVSDLSVARMQLVEIAKALSLQSRVLLLDEPTASLTSSETERLFTILRRLRDQGTSLVFVSHKLEEVQEICDRVTVLRDGANACDSQPMEGVGRQDLVRMMIGRAENGAAWRSRDTTTHPEVLGLSDVDTSLGHKSVSLSVRKGEVVGLYGLVGAGRTELAKCIMGKYPVTAGSMRVLGKPVTISNVASAIHQHGLGYISEDRKNEGLILQHSVLSNVGVPIWRKLTGRFGALFDGKIRTAALPYLQKLEVKTPSLSQTVANLSGGNQQKISVAKWLAAGVQLLIVDEPSVGIDIKTKAYLHELLRELADQGTAILVISSDMPEMIALADRIAVMDDYRIMGEITNTGNYDQIAPAIMSLIHDSVA, encoded by the coding sequence ATGAGTGAAACGGCAATTTTTGAAGCGCATGACATCGAAAAAGCGTTCCCCGGCGTCATGGCCCTGTCGGGGGTGAACATGTCGCTGCACCCCGGCTCGATCCACGCGCTGTTGGGCGAAAACGGGGCTGGGAAATCAACGCTGATCAAGGTGATCACGGGGGTGCATCAGCCCACGGCGGGGACGTTGACGTTGGGTGGCACGCCCACCCAATTCGCGACCCCCCGCGACGCCATTGCCAATGGCATCGGCGTCGTCCACCAGGAGCGCAACCTGTTTCCGCGCTTTTCGGTGGCCGAAAACATCCATCTGGAGCAATTGGCCACCGGATACCTGAAACCCATCGATTACGGCACTCTGAACAACACTGCCCGCCCCTGGTTGGAGGCGCTGGACCTGGATATCGATCCATCCACACCTGTGTCTGACCTTTCCGTCGCGCGCATGCAGCTGGTTGAAATCGCCAAGGCCCTGTCGCTGCAAAGCCGGGTATTGTTGCTGGATGAACCCACCGCTTCGCTCACCTCAAGCGAGACCGAACGGTTATTCACAATCCTGCGCCGATTGCGGGATCAGGGCACCAGCTTGGTCTTCGTCAGTCACAAACTGGAAGAAGTGCAGGAAATCTGCGATCGGGTCACGGTGCTGCGCGATGGGGCCAACGCCTGTGACAGCCAGCCGATGGAAGGTGTAGGCCGACAAGATCTCGTGCGCATGATGATTGGCCGGGCCGAAAACGGTGCCGCCTGGCGCAGCCGCGATACGACCACCCATCCCGAAGTGCTGGGCCTGAGCGATGTCGATACATCTCTGGGCCACAAGAGCGTGAGCCTATCCGTGCGCAAAGGCGAAGTTGTCGGGCTGTATGGGCTTGTCGGCGCCGGACGTACGGAACTGGCGAAATGCATCATGGGCAAATACCCCGTTACGGCGGGGAGCATGCGGGTGTTGGGCAAGCCGGTCACAATTTCAAACGTCGCCAGCGCGATCCACCAGCATGGCCTGGGCTACATCAGTGAGGATCGCAAGAACGAAGGTCTGATCCTGCAACATTCGGTGCTGTCCAACGTGGGCGTGCCGATCTGGCGCAAACTGACAGGCCGGTTTGGGGCGTTGTTTGACGGCAAAATCCGCACGGCCGCGCTGCCTTATCTGCAAAAGCTTGAGGTGAAGACCCCCAGCCTGTCCCAAACCGTGGCCAATCTGTCCGGTGGCAACCAACAGAAAATCAGCGTTGCCAAATGGTTGGCGGCAGGCGTGCAATTGTTAATTGTCGATGAACCCTCGGTTGGAATCGATATCAAAACCAAGGCATATTTGCACGAACTGCTGCGCGAATTGGCGGATCAAGGCACTGCGATCCTCGTGATCTCCAGCGATATGCCTGAAATGATTGCCTTGGCCGACCGGATCGCTGTGATGGATGATTACCGCATCATGGGCGAGATCACGAATACCGGCAATTACGATCAAATCGCCCCGGCGATCATGTCACTTATTCACGATTCTGTGGCGTAA
- a CDS encoding aldehyde dehydrogenase family protein, with the protein MLEKRDFYINGRWVAPAKANDFAVIDPSTEQQCAVISLGDQADTDAAVAAARAAFDGWSQTSKAERTALLRRLLDIYNARSEEMAQAMSMEMGAPLEMSRAQQVGAGSWHLEGFLKAFEDFSFEHDFTATEKTLLEPIGVCALITPWNWPMNQIVLKAVPALATGCTMVLKPSEIAPLSGLLFAEFVHEAGFPAGVLNMVNGDGTGVGSQLSAHPEVDMVSFTGSTRAGIAISKAAADTLKRVSLELGGKGANIIFEDAHPKAAKIGAIRCFRNTGQSCNAPTRMLVHKSRYDEAVEMAADVAVNTHVGPASEEGKHIGPVVSKTQFDKIQKLIEVGMGEARMVAGGLGRPDGLNRGYFVKPTVFADVTNQMTIAREEIFGPVLSIIPFESDEEAIAIANDTPYGLTNYVQTEDEDKRRKVARRLRSGMVETNGQGFAQGSPFGGYKQSGNGREGGVFGLEEFLEVKAVSGWAAE; encoded by the coding sequence ATGCTGGAAAAACGTGATTTCTACATCAACGGACGTTGGGTTGCCCCCGCCAAAGCCAATGATTTTGCCGTGATTGACCCCTCAACCGAACAGCAATGCGCGGTGATCTCGCTCGGTGATCAGGCCGATACCGATGCCGCCGTCGCCGCAGCCCGCGCAGCCTTTGACGGGTGGTCCCAGACCAGCAAGGCAGAGCGCACCGCCCTGCTGCGCCGCTTGCTCGACATCTACAACGCGCGCTCGGAAGAAATGGCGCAGGCCATGTCGATGGAGATGGGCGCACCTCTAGAGATGAGCCGCGCGCAGCAAGTGGGTGCGGGCAGCTGGCATCTTGAGGGGTTCCTCAAGGCCTTTGAGGATTTCAGTTTCGAGCACGATTTCACCGCAACCGAAAAGACGTTGCTAGAACCCATCGGTGTCTGTGCCCTGATTACGCCATGGAACTGGCCGATGAACCAGATCGTGTTGAAAGCCGTCCCCGCCTTAGCCACGGGCTGCACCATGGTGTTGAAACCGTCGGAAATCGCGCCCCTGTCCGGGTTGTTATTCGCGGAATTCGTGCATGAGGCGGGCTTTCCTGCGGGCGTGCTCAACATGGTGAACGGGGATGGCACGGGCGTCGGCAGCCAGCTTTCCGCGCACCCCGAAGTCGACATGGTCAGCTTCACCGGTTCGACCCGCGCTGGCATCGCCATCTCCAAGGCCGCCGCCGATACGCTCAAGCGCGTCAGCCTTGAGTTGGGTGGCAAAGGCGCGAATATCATCTTTGAGGATGCGCACCCCAAGGCGGCCAAGATCGGGGCGATCCGCTGTTTCCGAAACACCGGGCAATCGTGCAATGCGCCCACGCGTATGCTTGTGCATAAATCGCGTTATGACGAGGCCGTTGAAATGGCCGCAGACGTCGCGGTCAATACGCATGTTGGCCCCGCGTCCGAGGAGGGCAAGCACATCGGTCCGGTCGTGTCCAAGACCCAATTCGACAAGATCCAGAAATTGATTGAGGTCGGCATGGGCGAGGCCCGCATGGTTGCGGGGGGTCTTGGCCGCCCGGATGGGTTGAACCGGGGTTATTTCGTGAAGCCAACGGTATTTGCCGATGTGACGAACCAAATGACCATCGCGCGTGAAGAGATTTTCGGGCCAGTCCTGTCGATCATCCCGTTTGAGAGCGACGAAGAGGCCATCGCCATCGCCAATGACACGCCTTACGGGCTGACGAATTACGTGCAGACCGAGGATGAGGACAAACGCCGCAAGGTGGCGCGTCGCTTGCGCTCCGGCATGGTCGAGACCAACGGTCAGGGCTTTGCACAGGGCTCGCCTTTTGGCGGGTACAAGCAATCGGGCAATGGCCGCGAGGGCGGTGTTTTTGGCCTGGAGGAATTTCTGGAAGTTAAAGCGGTTTCGGGTTGGGCTGCTGAATAA